The region GCATCGCTGGAGGACGAGCGGGTCGTTGCCATTGGCGAACTGGGGCTTGATTTATTCCGTGACAAGAACCTCGAGGAACAGCTGCAGGTGCTCCGTCCGCAGCTGGATCTGGCGGTGGAGTTGGATCTGCCGGTGATCATCCATTGCCGTGATGCCGCTGAGCCGATGCTCAACGAGCTTCGTGCACGCGTTCCTGACGGTCGCTGTCCCCGTGGGGTGATGCACTGCTGGGGCGGGACCCCCGATGAGATGGACGGCTTCCTGGAGCTCGGTTTCTACATCAGCTTCAGTGGCACGGTCACCTTCCCGAAGGCTGTCCCCACCCATGACTGTGCGCGTCAGGTGCCGGAGGATCGCTTTCTGGTGGAAACGGATTGCCCCTTCCTGGCGCCGGTGCCCCGGCGGGGCAAACGCAACGAACCTGCTTTTGTGGCGTCGGTGGCCAACCGGGTGGCTGAACTCCGCGGTGTCGACCTCGACACGGTTGCGGCCAGCAGCACCGCCAACGCCCGTCGTTTGTTCGGTCTTCCATAAACTGAGTGGAAAGCATTCAAGTCTGATGTGTAAGATGATGTATTGGCCTGGCCATGGATCCGGTTCGCCGAATCCGTGGAGCCCGAAGCGTCCATTCCCTTCCGGTGCACTTGTCGTCGTCAGCTGATCTGACCCTCGATCTCTGAGCTCAATTGCGGCGCTGCCGGTCCCTTAATCGGGACGGGCAGCCGCCGCTTTTGCTGTCTCGGAGCGATGTGGTTGTGCTGATGGTGTTCGTCCAGGTCGTGTCCCTTTCGTCCTCTCTGCCGGTCCCCGCATGAGCAGCAGCGCGATTCAGGTCGCCAAGACCGCCACCTATCTCCCCGATCTGGTGGAGGTGCAGCGGGCCAGCTTCAAGTGGTTTCTGGATCTG is a window of Synechococcus sp. A15-24 DNA encoding:
- a CDS encoding TatD family hydrolase → MSSTPTLIDSHCHIVFRNFDDDLDEVASRWREAGVKALLHACVEPSEIPAIRALADRFPEMRYSVGVHPLDTEHWRDDTIAVLRRASLEDERVVAIGELGLDLFRDKNLEEQLQVLRPQLDLAVELDLPVIIHCRDAAEPMLNELRARVPDGRCPRGVMHCWGGTPDEMDGFLELGFYISFSGTVTFPKAVPTHDCARQVPEDRFLVETDCPFLAPVPRRGKRNEPAFVASVANRVAELRGVDLDTVAASSTANARRLFGLP